TCGGCGGGCAGCACCGCGCGCAGGGCCGCGCCCAGCCGCTGGGCCGAAAGCACCGGGAAGTCCGCATCGAGTCGGGCGTCGAAATGGTCGAGCATCAGGCCGGACCTTGGGCGTACGGGCGCTCTAGCGTCAACCACGCGGCGCGCTACAAGGTTATCAACGATAGGGAACGGGAGAGAACCATGGATCTGGGCTTGAAGGGCAAGGCCGCGGTGGTGACCGGCGGATCGCGCGGCATCGGCCGGGCCATAGCCGACCTGCTGGCCGACGAAGGCTGCGACGTGGCGATCTGCGCGCGCAACGCCGGCCAGGTGGCCGAGGCCGTCGCCGCGCTGCAGGCCAAGGGCGTAAAGGCCTTCGGCCAGGCGGTGGACATCGCAGACGGCCCGGCGCTGAAGGCCTTCGTCACCCAGGCGGGCAATGAGCTGGGCGGCATCGACATCCTGGTCTCCAACGCCAGCGCCCTGGTCCAGGGGGCCGGCGAGGACGAGTGGAAGGCGATGTTCGACATCGACGTCATGGGCGCGGTCCGTTCCTTCGAGGCGGCCAAGCCGTTCCTGGAGAAGGCCGGCGCGGCCAAGGGCGACGCGGCCTTCATCATCACCTCGTCGGTTTCGGCGGCCGAGGCGACCGCCGCCTCGTCCTACGGCGCCATGAAGGCGGCCCAGATCCACTACGCCAAGGGCCTGGCCCGCGAGAACGCCGCCAAGCACATCCGCGCCAATGTCATCTCGCCGGGCACCGTGTTCTTCGAGGGCGGGGTCTGGGGCAATGTGAAGGCCGGCATGCCGCAGTTCTTCGACCAGATGATCAAGCGCAACCCCACCGGCCGGATGGCGACGCCGGAAGAGGTGGCCGCCGCCGCCGTCTTCCTGGCCAGTCCGCGCTCCAGCTTCACCACCGGCATCAATATGCTGGTCGACGGCGCCATCTCGTCGCGCGTGAACTTCTAGGGCCAAGACATTGGATTACGACTACTTCCAGCTCAAGCTCGGCCGCGAGCGGACGGCTCACAAGACGCTGGCCGAGCGGCTGTATCCCATACCCGAGGTGGTGGCCGTGTTCTCGCCGCTGCTGGGCTTCGCCTCCAACGAGGCCCTGGTCCTGGCCAGGGCCGGGGCGGAGCTTGGCTTTCCGGCCCAGGCCGTCGATCGGCTGACCCCGACCCTGCGCCCCACGTCGGACGTCCCGCCGGAGCCGAAGGGGGTCTATGTCCACAACTGGTTCACCATCGACGGCGGCGCGGTCGACGAGTTCGTGCGGCTGTCCGGTGAGGCCTGGCCCGCCTTCGAGAGCCGGTTCGAAACCAAAATCTACGGCCTGTTCCTGGCCGCGGAAACCGAGGCGGACCGGGCTGAAGGCGCGCGCCGACTGTTGCTGATGACCAATTATCGAGACCTTGGCGAGTGGCAGGTCTCCCGCGATCCGACATCCGAGGCCATGCAGGTCTTCCTGCGCCGCCGCGAACT
This genomic stretch from Phenylobacterium sp. LH3H17 harbors:
- a CDS encoding SDR family NAD(P)-dependent oxidoreductase encodes the protein MDLGLKGKAAVVTGGSRGIGRAIADLLADEGCDVAICARNAGQVAEAVAALQAKGVKAFGQAVDIADGPALKAFVTQAGNELGGIDILVSNASALVQGAGEDEWKAMFDIDVMGAVRSFEAAKPFLEKAGAAKGDAAFIITSSVSAAEATAASSYGAMKAAQIHYAKGLARENAAKHIRANVISPGTVFFEGGVWGNVKAGMPQFFDQMIKRNPTGRMATPEEVAAAAVFLASPRSSFTTGINMLVDGAISSRVNF